In a single window of the Olivibacter sp. SDN3 genome:
- a CDS encoding SusC/RagA family TonB-linked outer membrane protein, producing MNKNALFIRQFMRTTILIYTTLLAFSQLLLAETSKGQILGKPLNISFTESTLYTVIQQLQEQSDAEFAFDESTLKLEEIPVGRQHFQSEPLAQILDKLLLGTDIGYRETGRGTIVLQRKQPSGKVSGRILDEQGEPLAGASIRIQELGRSVSSDGEGYFSLTLPPGSYTFDVSYIAYQAQQQKDVTVASGANVVLDFTLKDNIDALNEVVVVGYGKQKLANLTGSVSAIDKEMLERRPIVSTSAALQGIAPGVTVTTQSGSPGADGGQIRIRGVNSFGGSDSSPLVLIDGIPGNIDLVDINLIESVSVLKDAASAAIYGSRAANGVIMITTKRATEDRFMINYRGYGGWQEATRIPEVTDGLTFMRVFNEANMNDNGYVLYSDEAIEEFRQRYAADPENFDWQKAILNGSGFTNNHFVSLAANSGKIRVMPSLSYADQGGIIKNTGFKRYILRNNMDVDVNDKLTLKLDMALTNSDRLQIANEGTIWNYLGRMPTNIPIRRNGNWSEGWVNNNPVAFIDEGGNRKVNNIEFFGNLNITYKPATWLSLTGIVAPRYQTRNTHNFVKSVMTYNDDGTEAGAANTFTALTETGYRYYFGNYQFLATASKEWADHTFKFLLGASRETYDEKYLMGYRRDFTYDTYEVLTAGADNETKDNDGTHAQWLLVSTFGRFNYDYKDRYLFEANFRYDGTSRFINKNRWAFFPSFSAAWRLSEEPFMANTKQVVNQLKWRASWGKLGNQNIGSSYYPFTETLAVGSISMAERIYQLVTLNTMANPDLRWEETGMVGVGLDATLFKKWSFTADWYRKNTDGILLTLYTSQLTGLNAPYQNAAKVRNTGWEFATRYDNQWGDFNLGVGLNISDVKNVITDMKGQTSGTLLRQQEGYPVNSIYGYLADGLYQSQDEIDAGPTQFGSLHPGDIRYRDLAGAFDANGNPIPDGRITDEDRTVIGSTIPRYTYGMQLDLGWKGFRLNAMIQGVAKVDGYLNSHYVIPAVNSSAIKPWQLDYWTEDNREASFPRVSITSTNNTQNSSFWMRSAAYMRLKNLQIGYALPKNMLSKFGISDLYLYVNGQNLFTLTDFWQGYDPEIAYDPGAADGVSLGGGAYYPQVKVYSFGIDVKF from the coding sequence ATGAATAAAAACGCATTGTTCATAAGACAATTTATGCGCACAACCATACTGATATATACGACTTTACTGGCATTTTCGCAATTGTTGCTCGCCGAAACCAGCAAAGGACAGATACTCGGTAAACCTTTGAATATTTCGTTCACCGAGAGTACTTTATATACCGTTATCCAGCAATTGCAGGAACAAAGTGATGCGGAGTTTGCTTTTGACGAAAGTACACTTAAACTGGAGGAGATTCCCGTCGGCCGGCAGCACTTTCAGTCGGAACCGCTTGCTCAGATATTGGATAAGTTACTACTTGGTACGGATATCGGTTACCGGGAAACAGGACGGGGAACCATCGTACTGCAACGTAAACAGCCGTCAGGTAAGGTGAGTGGTAGGATACTTGACGAACAGGGGGAGCCTCTAGCTGGCGCAAGCATCCGTATACAGGAACTCGGCAGGAGCGTTAGCAGTGACGGTGAAGGGTACTTTTCACTGACTCTGCCTCCGGGGAGTTATACTTTTGATGTTAGCTATATCGCTTATCAAGCACAACAGCAAAAGGATGTGACTGTCGCTTCCGGCGCAAATGTGGTGTTGGATTTCACGTTGAAAGATAATATAGACGCTTTGAATGAAGTGGTAGTAGTAGGGTACGGCAAACAGAAGTTAGCCAATTTGACGGGGTCAGTCTCTGCTATAGACAAAGAAATGTTGGAGCGCCGGCCGATTGTATCCACATCTGCGGCTTTGCAGGGTATAGCGCCCGGAGTGACGGTAACGACGCAGTCGGGATCACCGGGCGCTGATGGTGGGCAGATACGTATTCGGGGCGTAAATTCCTTTGGAGGCTCCGATAGCTCGCCACTGGTATTGATAGATGGTATTCCGGGAAATATAGACTTGGTAGATATTAATCTCATTGAATCGGTCTCTGTGCTGAAAGATGCGGCCTCAGCGGCCATATATGGGTCGAGAGCAGCAAACGGCGTGATTATGATTACGACAAAGCGGGCAACCGAAGATCGGTTCATGATCAACTACCGGGGGTACGGCGGATGGCAGGAGGCCACCAGAATACCGGAGGTTACTGATGGCCTGACTTTTATGAGGGTGTTTAATGAGGCGAATATGAACGACAATGGCTATGTATTGTATAGCGACGAAGCTATTGAGGAATTTAGGCAAAGATATGCCGCTGATCCGGAAAACTTTGATTGGCAAAAAGCGATTCTCAACGGTTCGGGTTTTACAAACAATCATTTCGTTTCCTTAGCGGCTAATTCCGGGAAAATACGGGTTATGCCTTCACTCAGTTATGCCGATCAGGGTGGAATTATTAAAAATACTGGCTTTAAACGCTACATCTTACGGAATAACATGGACGTGGATGTGAACGATAAATTGACCTTGAAACTCGATATGGCCCTTACCAATAGCGATCGATTGCAAATTGCAAATGAAGGCACGATCTGGAATTATTTGGGGCGCATGCCTACGAATATCCCCATCAGGCGGAACGGCAATTGGTCGGAAGGATGGGTAAACAACAATCCGGTGGCTTTTATTGATGAGGGCGGGAACCGAAAGGTGAACAATATCGAATTCTTCGGTAACCTTAACATCACCTATAAACCGGCAACTTGGTTATCACTTACTGGAATAGTTGCGCCACGATATCAAACCAGAAACACGCATAATTTTGTAAAAAGTGTCATGACCTATAACGACGACGGGACTGAAGCCGGGGCAGCAAATACGTTTACGGCTTTGACCGAAACGGGTTATCGCTATTATTTTGGGAATTATCAGTTTTTGGCAACGGCTTCTAAAGAATGGGCCGATCATACGTTTAAATTTTTGCTTGGTGCCTCACGCGAAACTTATGATGAGAAATACCTGATGGGATACCGGCGTGACTTTACTTACGATACCTATGAAGTGCTTACTGCCGGTGCTGATAATGAAACAAAAGATAATGATGGTACGCATGCCCAATGGCTGTTGGTTTCTACTTTTGGAAGATTTAATTACGATTATAAAGACCGTTACCTCTTCGAAGCTAATTTTAGGTATGACGGTACTTCCCGTTTCATCAATAAGAATCGATGGGCTTTTTTCCCCTCTTTCTCTGCCGCTTGGAGGCTTTCAGAAGAGCCTTTCATGGCTAATACCAAACAGGTGGTTAACCAATTGAAATGGCGAGCTTCTTGGGGGAAGCTGGGCAATCAGAATATCGGTAGCTCGTATTATCCCTTTACGGAAACTTTGGCCGTGGGCAGTATTTCGATGGCGGAACGAATTTATCAGCTCGTGACTTTAAACACGATGGCCAACCCCGACCTTCGATGGGAGGAGACGGGCATGGTTGGAGTGGGGCTGGATGCCACACTCTTCAAGAAGTGGTCTTTTACGGCCGATTGGTATCGGAAAAACACGGATGGTATTTTGCTCACCTTGTACACCTCTCAGCTAACCGGTCTAAATGCGCCCTATCAGAATGCGGCGAAAGTTCGGAATACTGGGTGGGAATTCGCCACCCGATATGATAATCAATGGGGCGATTTTAATCTGGGTGTTGGCCTGAATATTTCAGACGTAAAAAATGTGATAACCGATATGAAGGGGCAAACTTCGGGCACCTTGTTGCGGCAGCAGGAAGGGTATCCGGTGAATTCGATTTACGGTTACCTGGCCGATGGCTTATACCAGTCGCAAGACGAAATCGATGCCGGACCGACCCAGTTCGGTAGCTTACATCCGGGAGACATCAGGTACAGGGATTTGGCGGGAGCCTTCGATGCGAATGGCAACCCCATACCCGATGGTCGGATAACCGACGAGGATAGAACGGTTATCGGTAGCACTATACCGCGCTACACGTATGGTATGCAGCTGGATCTGGGATGGAAAGGCTTTCGACTAAATGCCATGATTCAGGGGGTAGCTAAAGTGGATGGCTACCTGAATTCGCACTACGTGATACCGGCAGTAAATTCCAGCGCCATAAAACCTTGGCAATTGGACTATTGGACAGAAGATAATCGGGAGGCTTCTTTCCCGAGGGTTTCCATCACTTCTACCAACAATACACAGAACTCCAGCTTCTGGATGCGAAGTGCTGCCTATATGCGGTTGAAAAATTTGCAAATAGGTTACGCACTACCTAAAAATATGCTCAGCAAGTTTGGTATCAGTGATTTGTACCTGTATGTTAATGGGCAGAACCTGTTTACCCTGACAGATTTTTGGCAAGGATATGATCCCGAGATAGCCTACGATCCCGGTGCGGCGGATGGTGTATCCTTGGGCGGTGGGGCCTATTACCCTCAAGTTAAAGTTTATTCATTTGGTATCGACGTCAAATTTTAA
- a CDS encoding RagB/SusD family nutrient uptake outer membrane protein has protein sequence MKTIFLGTLILGSLLLSACELDKFPLNGPTAGTFPATEEEAILGLYGAYKGLTQLDAASTPIWHVMDNITDIGYARPGNNYTSPITSSLTTDNALATKPWGVHYKTIARCHSVLDNLEDIRAEMTEDAYNQIDAELRVIRAYCYSQLIELYGDVPLVLHALGLDDADLPRTPKAEIQRWIIDEMTAVADYLPTSQTQYGNVRAGGVVAYMLKARVALYSEQYALAAEAAARAMEMAQGVYELTPFDASIDYANQTHEAGEPECANIFGYAGYQSSKEWIWVAEYNQSISGNTHNQGYYMAARLGKGVCYWGPTQNFIDSFQATDGLPIDESPLYDAADPFVNRDPRLDMYCARPHARLMGIQFEPHARFSRVNNYWPVINGQSNEPASVENADATNAYRSFSGYLWRKHTDNSDYERNSVSGFSDLNAGIFRYAELLLIYAEAKIEAGDIDASVYDAINQIRARAHMPAIASNLSQSELRTALRYERKIELCNDGLRWYDIRRWKLAPQVMNGYLYLNRSANEWTKDVLVRIDENYSPIYNHGEATKYFNTQEVLYRENKDELWPVPQTERDANNNLTQNPGY, from the coding sequence ATGAAAACAATATTTCTCGGAACATTGATCCTAGGATCTTTACTGTTGAGCGCGTGTGAGCTTGATAAGTTTCCACTAAACGGTCCAACTGCCGGAACTTTTCCGGCAACCGAAGAAGAAGCTATTTTAGGCCTCTACGGTGCGTACAAAGGACTCACACAGCTTGATGCGGCGAGCACCCCTATCTGGCATGTGATGGATAATATCACGGATATAGGCTATGCACGGCCGGGCAATAACTATACTTCGCCCATTACCAGCTCCCTTACCACTGATAATGCTTTGGCAACTAAACCTTGGGGTGTTCATTATAAAACAATTGCCCGATGCCATTCTGTACTTGATAACCTGGAGGATATCAGGGCGGAGATGACTGAAGATGCTTATAACCAAATTGATGCGGAGTTACGTGTTATCCGTGCCTATTGTTATTCGCAGTTGATTGAACTATATGGAGATGTACCTTTGGTACTGCATGCTTTAGGTTTGGATGATGCCGATTTGCCCCGTACACCCAAAGCGGAAATTCAACGATGGATTATAGATGAGATGACTGCTGTGGCAGACTATCTGCCTACATCGCAAACGCAATATGGTAATGTCCGTGCCGGGGGCGTAGTAGCTTATATGCTCAAAGCGCGCGTGGCTTTGTACAGTGAGCAGTATGCATTGGCGGCAGAAGCTGCCGCCCGCGCAATGGAAATGGCGCAGGGTGTCTATGAACTTACACCTTTTGATGCTTCTATCGATTACGCTAACCAAACGCACGAAGCGGGCGAGCCGGAATGTGCCAATATTTTTGGATATGCAGGTTACCAGTCCAGCAAGGAATGGATATGGGTGGCTGAATATAATCAGTCGATTAGCGGTAATACACATAATCAGGGGTACTATATGGCAGCCCGTTTGGGTAAAGGGGTGTGTTATTGGGGCCCTACACAAAATTTTATTGATTCTTTTCAGGCGACTGATGGCCTGCCGATAGACGAATCGCCTTTATACGATGCAGCTGACCCTTTTGTGAATCGTGACCCCAGACTGGACATGTACTGTGCCCGCCCACACGCGCGCCTGATGGGTATTCAGTTTGAACCTCATGCACGTTTCAGCCGGGTAAATAATTATTGGCCTGTTATTAACGGACAGAGCAATGAGCCGGCTTCGGTAGAGAACGCCGATGCGACAAACGCTTACCGCTCTTTCAGTGGTTACCTTTGGAGAAAACACACAGACAATAGCGATTATGAACGAAATTCGGTTTCGGGTTTTTCGGATTTAAATGCGGGAATTTTTCGATACGCCGAATTGCTGCTTATTTATGCAGAAGCGAAAATTGAGGCGGGAGATATTGACGCTTCGGTGTATGATGCCATTAATCAGATACGTGCGAGGGCGCATATGCCGGCCATAGCTTCAAATCTTTCACAGTCGGAATTGCGCACAGCGCTGCGTTACGAGCGTAAAATTGAGTTGTGTAATGATGGCCTTCGCTGGTATGATATCCGCCGTTGGAAGCTGGCTCCACAAGTGATGAATGGATACCTCTATTTAAACCGATCGGCCAATGAATGGACAAAGGACGTGCTCGTCCGTATCGACGAAAATTACTCGCCGATCTACAACCATGGCGAGGCAACCAAATATTTTAATACGCAGGAGGTACTTTACCGGGAAAATAAGGATGAGCTTTGGCCAGTGCCGCAGACCGAACGTGACGCTAATAACAATCTAACACAAAACCCAGGTTATTAA
- a CDS encoding RNA polymerase sigma factor: protein MVNPPIQEAKLLEFSAANYTSIFNTYWKKLYVIAYRRLRDSELAKDMVQDVFVYCWQQRSSIQINTSIEGYLRAALQYQLIAYFRKLDVKDRAFAYLYQRMVDVEAHIKDVLTEQDLSKMLDDELERMPETMREIFKLRIRDYTVDEIASDLNLAEKTVRNNISKGMHRLRKALSKDFPEDFSAICLVLYFLLT from the coding sequence ATGGTCAATCCACCGATTCAAGAAGCAAAACTGTTGGAGTTCTCAGCAGCTAATTATACGTCGATTTTCAATACGTATTGGAAAAAGCTATATGTTATTGCTTATCGGCGCCTCCGTGATTCGGAATTGGCTAAAGATATGGTGCAGGACGTATTTGTATATTGTTGGCAACAGCGCTCATCTATACAGATTAACACATCCATTGAAGGCTATCTGCGTGCTGCCCTACAATACCAACTCATTGCCTATTTCCGTAAGCTTGATGTGAAAGACCGTGCCTTTGCTTATCTCTATCAACGGATGGTTGATGTGGAGGCGCATATAAAGGACGTGCTGACCGAACAGGATTTGAGCAAAATGCTAGATGACGAATTGGAAAGGATGCCGGAAACCATGCGCGAAATTTTTAAGCTCCGTATACGGGATTATACGGTTGACGAAATAGCGAGTGACCTGAACCTCGCCGAAAAAACAGTCAGGAACAATATTTCCAAAGGAATGCATAGGCTGCGTAAGGCCTTATCCAAAGACTTTCCAGAGGACTTTTCAGCCATCTGTTTGGTGCTTTACTTTTTGTTAACCTAA
- a CDS encoding Lrp/AsnC family transcriptional regulator yields the protein MEELDDIDKIILKKLQENAKITTKELANILHLTVSPVYERIRRLENLKYIKEYVAILDKRLLNKSITALCQVSMRYHNEAYIEMFEREILGFEEIQECYHMAGSVDFLLKINIASLDAYHDFVRHKLSRLDNIGTLNSTFVLKEIKYTHTINF from the coding sequence ATGGAAGAGTTGGATGATATTGATAAAATAATCCTAAAGAAATTGCAGGAAAATGCAAAAATAACGACGAAAGAACTTGCAAATATTTTGCATTTAACTGTTTCTCCGGTGTATGAGCGTATTCGGAGGCTGGAAAATCTAAAATATATCAAAGAATATGTGGCAATATTGGATAAAAGGTTGTTGAATAAATCCATAACAGCGCTCTGCCAAGTGTCAATGCGTTATCACAATGAAGCTTATATCGAAATGTTTGAGCGGGAGATCTTGGGTTTTGAAGAAATCCAGGAGTGTTATCATATGGCCGGAAGTGTAGATTTCTTGCTGAAAATCAATATCGCCAGTCTAGATGCTTACCACGATTTCGTACGGCATAAGCTTAGCAGGTTAGATAACATCGGTACACTCAATAGTACCTTTGTGCTGAAAGAGATCAAATATACCCATACTATCAATTTTTGA
- a CDS encoding FecR family protein has protein sequence MRLAMEGMDKNKFKQLMDGYIRGDLSADELALLERWYASFGESAIGVPGMDDDQATQAIKDELDSRIRQEIMSENTVYKKRVTVSWKWLAVAAFWVGLVSGVVWLSLYRVYKPKALDTLTEQVVFREVKTGLREIKKVSLPDGSKLYLNAHSVVRIPVNVSRNIREVFLDEGEAYFEVAQDSHRPFVVQMQKLSVEVLGTAFNVRSYQSLEDVRVAVKQGKVRVSDTTHVLGELVADEGLTYRTADGKATKNNRKGTAIDAWIRGSVNLEKASFQELAVALYNLYGIRLKSTHPQTETYHYNVHLHADRSLAETMDIICDIHNTRYRRTGNEITIYP, from the coding sequence ATGCGACTAGCTATGGAAGGCATGGATAAAAATAAGTTTAAGCAGTTGATGGACGGGTATATCAGGGGTGATCTGTCTGCAGATGAATTGGCACTACTGGAGCGATGGTATGCTTCCTTTGGTGAATCGGCAATTGGCGTACCGGGTATGGATGACGATCAGGCAACGCAGGCGATAAAGGATGAACTGGATAGCCGTATACGACAGGAAATTATGTCTGAAAATACCGTTTATAAAAAACGGGTAACGGTGTCTTGGAAATGGCTTGCGGTTGCGGCTTTCTGGGTAGGGTTGGTAAGCGGTGTGGTATGGCTGTCGCTATATCGGGTATACAAACCGAAAGCCTTGGACACTCTTACCGAGCAGGTGGTTTTTCGGGAAGTGAAAACAGGTCTTCGGGAGATAAAGAAGGTCAGCTTGCCCGATGGCAGTAAACTGTACCTGAACGCGCACTCGGTTGTCCGGATTCCGGTAAATGTAAGCCGGAACATACGGGAAGTGTTTTTGGATGAGGGGGAAGCCTACTTCGAAGTGGCGCAGGATAGTCACCGGCCTTTTGTGGTGCAGATGCAGAAACTGAGTGTGGAAGTGCTGGGAACGGCCTTTAATGTGCGGTCATACCAATCGTTGGAAGATGTTAGGGTGGCCGTAAAGCAAGGGAAAGTGCGGGTAAGTGATACGACGCACGTATTGGGTGAGCTAGTGGCCGATGAAGGCCTGACCTATCGGACAGCCGACGGGAAAGCAACGAAAAATAACCGGAAGGGAACTGCTATCGATGCGTGGATACGTGGCTCGGTAAATTTGGAGAAAGCGAGCTTCCAGGAACTGGCCGTAGCGCTATACAACTTATACGGCATACGCCTGAAAAGTACCCATCCACAAACAGAAACTTATCACTACAATGTGCATTTACATGCAGACCGTTCATTGGCAGAAACGATGGACATCATCTGTGATATACATAACACAAGATATAGGAGGACAGGAAATGAAATAACCATATACCCTTAG
- a CDS encoding PepSY-associated TM helix domain-containing protein: MSFKKKKIFKKNVLNRKIHYWGSILISFPFLLILVTGILLLLKKDVAWIQPETQKSEDTRLLISFEDMLSQLQTIEVLSIESWIDVSRIDIQPDKGIAKITTQNSYEIQLSLSSGDVLQVAYRRSDLIESLHDGSFFHDKAKYFYSLPTAITLLLSLVTGIILFLQPILAKRRRQRKTSNN; this comes from the coding sequence ATGTCATTCAAAAAGAAAAAAATATTTAAAAAAAATGTACTCAACAGAAAAATCCATTATTGGGGATCAATCCTAATCAGTTTCCCATTTCTACTTATTTTGGTTACGGGTATTTTATTACTACTGAAAAAAGACGTCGCTTGGATTCAGCCGGAAACGCAGAAGAGCGAAGACACCCGCTTACTCATCAGCTTTGAAGATATGCTTAGCCAACTGCAAACCATTGAGGTGCTATCTATCGAGTCATGGATAGATGTTTCCCGTATCGATATTCAGCCCGATAAGGGTATTGCCAAAATTACCACCCAAAATAGTTATGAGATACAGCTCAGTCTTTCATCGGGAGATGTTCTTCAGGTTGCCTACCGTCGATCCGACCTCATCGAATCTCTGCATGACGGCAGTTTCTTCCATGATAAAGCCAAATATTTTTATAGTTTACCAACGGCCATTACCCTCTTGTTGTCCTTGGTAACGGGTATTATTTTATTTCTTCAGCCTATTTTGGCAAAAAGGAGAAGGCAAAGAAAAACAAGCAATAATTAG
- a CDS encoding NAD-dependent epimerase/dehydratase family protein: MGKDVILVVGANGQVGKALLPQLIEIYGDRSVIAVDITSNIWSWTCRFFSLDATDPKKLYDIIHKYGVTQIYHLAAILSANGERNPSQTWDVNIRTMLNVLEIAKTTKASKVFIPSSIAVFGPSAVKENTEQFSYLDPTTVYGISKVATENWIYYYNVKYHLDIRSLRYPGIIGAQSIPNGGTTDYAVEMFYKAITYEVFTCYLKPGTVLPMIYIDDAIRATIELMDAPLGALRIRSSYNLAATSFDPSTLTACIKQYIPNLKVYFEPDFRQKIAESWPDTIDDHYARTDWQWKPLFDLKAIISSMMAEVRKAIEKKGGSIKN, translated from the coding sequence ATGGGAAAAGATGTGATACTCGTTGTTGGGGCAAATGGTCAGGTTGGCAAAGCGCTCCTTCCCCAACTCATCGAAATTTATGGTGATCGTTCGGTGATTGCAGTGGATATTACCAGTAATATTTGGTCCTGGACGTGCCGTTTTTTCTCACTCGATGCTACCGACCCAAAAAAACTATACGATATTATCCATAAATATGGTGTCACCCAGATTTATCATTTGGCGGCCATTTTATCGGCCAACGGCGAACGCAACCCTTCCCAAACCTGGGATGTAAACATTAGAACGATGCTCAATGTACTGGAAATCGCGAAAACCACGAAGGCATCTAAAGTATTCATCCCTAGCTCCATTGCTGTTTTTGGCCCAAGTGCGGTCAAGGAAAACACTGAACAATTCAGTTATCTCGACCCCACCACCGTGTATGGCATCAGCAAGGTCGCTACAGAAAACTGGATTTATTATTATAATGTCAAATACCATTTAGACATTCGTTCTTTACGCTATCCCGGCATTATCGGCGCCCAGAGTATTCCTAATGGTGGCACTACAGATTATGCCGTGGAAATGTTCTACAAAGCCATTACCTATGAGGTATTTACCTGCTACTTAAAACCCGGCACCGTATTGCCGATGATTTATATCGATGATGCCATTCGCGCTACCATCGAACTGATGGATGCGCCACTTGGAGCACTTCGCATTAGAAGCTCCTACAATCTGGCAGCAACAAGCTTCGATCCATCGACTCTTACGGCCTGTATTAAACAGTATATCCCCAATCTAAAGGTGTATTTTGAACCTGATTTCAGGCAAAAGATTGCCGAATCGTGGCCAGACACTATCGATGATCACTATGCGAGGACAGACTGGCAATGGAAACCCCTATTTGATCTCAAAGCCATCATCAGCAGTATGATGGCAGAAGTACGTAAAGCCATAGAAAAGAAAGGAGGTTCTATCAAAAATTGA
- a CDS encoding metallophosphoesterase produces MKRISRCLLLVLCCLSADFAFAQETYQKPTLEQEGSWSLILIPDVQNYVKWGRNQGILDLMTAWVEENIDSLNIKMVMCAGDLVQNNEKIANDYDGNQTTQRQWEAVSSAFSRLDGKVPYMAATGNHDYSIDRQGNRTSRYSEFFTIDRNHLNQQLLVQNSRDESGQPTLENSAYEIKGLNGKNYLFMTVEYGPRDTVLTWAKNVAAFEQYKNHRVVLTTHNYLNAKDAHTAGDVTWLFWEPYSINNEIQKSPAIKLPKANNGKQIWEKLVQPSSNIELVLCGHISGEGYRRDTNAVGKSVHQMLFDAQSMGGGHRNGNGGDGWLRILEFFPDGKTVKVKTFSPFFGLSPTTQKSAWKKYERNEFIMEFD; encoded by the coding sequence ATGAAGAGAATATCAAGATGTTTATTGCTTGTTTTATGCTGCTTGTCAGCTGATTTTGCCTTTGCGCAGGAAACCTATCAAAAACCGACATTGGAACAGGAAGGTTCTTGGTCACTCATTTTGATTCCGGATGTGCAGAACTATGTGAAATGGGGTAGAAACCAGGGCATATTGGACTTAATGACGGCTTGGGTAGAAGAAAATATTGACTCGCTCAATATAAAAATGGTAATGTGTGCCGGAGACTTGGTGCAGAACAACGAAAAAATAGCCAACGATTACGATGGAAACCAGACCACCCAACGCCAATGGGAAGCCGTATCCAGCGCTTTCTCGAGGTTGGATGGGAAGGTTCCGTATATGGCCGCCACAGGTAATCACGATTATAGTATAGATAGGCAAGGCAACCGAACATCGCGTTATAGTGAGTTTTTCACAATAGATAGAAACCACTTGAACCAGCAGCTGCTCGTGCAAAACAGCAGGGATGAAAGTGGACAGCCTACACTGGAAAACTCAGCCTATGAAATCAAAGGGCTGAACGGAAAAAACTACCTGTTCATGACGGTTGAATACGGACCAAGGGATACCGTACTGACATGGGCGAAAAATGTTGCGGCATTTGAACAGTACAAAAATCATCGTGTTGTTCTGACGACACATAACTACCTGAACGCAAAAGATGCGCATACTGCCGGAGACGTGACCTGGTTGTTCTGGGAGCCCTATTCCATCAACAACGAGATTCAGAAATCGCCGGCCATTAAGTTACCTAAGGCCAACAACGGAAAGCAGATATGGGAAAAGCTGGTACAGCCATCTTCCAATATTGAGCTGGTCTTATGTGGCCATATCTCCGGGGAGGGTTATCGCAGGGACACCAACGCTGTGGGTAAATCCGTTCATCAGATGCTTTTCGATGCCCAGTCTATGGGCGGCGGACATCGGAACGGGAACGGTGGTGATGGCTGGTTGCGGATTTTAGAATTTTTCCCTGATGGTAAGACAGTAAAGGTGAAGACCTTTTCTCCTTTTTTTGGCTTGTCGCCAACCACACAGAAGTCTGCCTGGAAAAAGTATGAACGGAATGAATTTATTATGGAATTCGACTAA